The following proteins are co-located in the Rhodococcus opacus B4 genome:
- a CDS encoding Lrp/AsnC family transcriptional regulator has product MLSIDKLDVQLLGLLGKDSRMSVAELANSLGVARNTVQSRMKRMETSGLLTGFRPNLDLAEVGIPIQAFVGLELEQGKLTAVGNRLVDLPEVIEIHATTGREDLLVRVATSTHAELQKLLEKIANLPGITHSTTTIALTSPLPYRIQPLLEHLTDDSGWGRSTALPRSQR; this is encoded by the coding sequence GTGCTCAGCATCGACAAGCTCGACGTGCAGTTGCTCGGACTGCTCGGCAAGGACTCACGCATGAGCGTGGCCGAACTCGCCAACTCGCTGGGCGTCGCCCGCAACACCGTCCAGTCCCGGATGAAGCGCATGGAGACCAGTGGGCTACTCACCGGGTTCCGGCCCAACCTCGACCTCGCCGAGGTCGGCATCCCGATCCAGGCGTTCGTCGGCCTCGAACTCGAGCAGGGCAAGCTGACCGCCGTCGGCAACCGTCTCGTCGACCTGCCGGAGGTCATCGAGATCCACGCGACCACCGGCCGGGAGGACCTGCTGGTGCGGGTGGCGACGTCGACGCACGCGGAGCTGCAGAAGCTGCTCGAGAAGATCGCGAACCTGCCGGGCATCACCCACTCGACCACCACCATCGCGCTGACCAGCCCGCTGCCGTACCGGATTCAGCCCCTACTCGAGCACCTCACCGACGACTCAGGGTGGGGCCGGTCGACGGCACTGCCCCGTTCACAGCGCTAG
- a CDS encoding 6,7-dimethyl-8-ribityllumazine synthase translates to MSESQGRIAFIQATWHRNIVDRAREGFTDEVTTLGYAKDDLDFFEVPGAFEIPLHARRLALTGRYDAVVAAALVVDGGIYRHEFVATAVIDGLMRVQLDTDVPVFSVVLTPHHFHEHDEHLNYFHDHFVKKGAEAARACVATVTSLKSLPPAN, encoded by the coding sequence ATGAGTGAGAGTCAGGGACGAATCGCCTTCATCCAGGCCACGTGGCACCGCAACATCGTCGACCGCGCACGCGAGGGCTTCACCGACGAGGTGACCACGCTGGGGTATGCGAAGGACGATCTGGACTTCTTCGAGGTGCCGGGTGCGTTCGAGATCCCGCTGCACGCACGCCGCCTCGCCCTCACCGGGCGTTACGACGCCGTCGTCGCCGCCGCACTCGTCGTGGACGGTGGCATCTACCGGCACGAGTTCGTCGCAACCGCGGTGATCGACGGCCTGATGCGGGTGCAACTCGACACGGATGTGCCGGTGTTCTCGGTTGTGCTGACCCCGCACCACTTCCACGAGCACGACGAGCACCTCAACTACTTCCACGACCACTTCGTGAAGAAGGGCGCCGAGGCCGCTCGGGCCTGCGTCGCCACCGTCACGTCGCTGAAGTCGCTGCCGCCCGCGAACTGA
- a CDS encoding PH domain-containing protein: protein MGLMNGLMGNAGKIDPAAAQAEYSRLLGNGEQIHAAYLLVRDAFLFTNRRLILVDKQGITGKKIEYHSVLYKSITHFAVETAGNFDLDAELKIWISGNPVPLQKRFSKSVDIYEVQAILSHFVAG from the coding sequence ATGGGCTTGATGAACGGCCTGATGGGTAATGCGGGAAAGATCGACCCGGCTGCTGCGCAGGCGGAGTACTCGCGACTTCTCGGAAACGGTGAGCAGATCCACGCTGCGTATTTGCTGGTTCGCGACGCTTTCCTGTTCACCAACCGACGACTCATTCTCGTCGACAAGCAGGGGATCACGGGAAAGAAGATCGAGTACCACAGCGTGCTGTACAAATCGATCACGCATTTCGCGGTGGAGACGGCCGGGAACTTCGATCTCGACGCCGAACTGAAAATCTGGATTTCCGGCAATCCGGTTCCGCTGCAGAAGCGGTTCTCGAAGTCGGTGGACATCTACGAGGTGCAGGCGATTCTGTCGCATTTCGTCGCCGGGTAG
- a CDS encoding restriction endonuclease, translating into MARIRTAAEAEINAAEQMQKLGYGDATALLGGADGGIDVYSSRAYAQVKWRGGSAGKADLANLYDTRGTSHARKLLYFSGPGYTDEAVDYADAVGIALFRCEPDGETPPLGAHAPKLVAAARNSTVAVAPSPPPAPKPESPARIVARNAWAMVAGFFGAHWQLLGAVLCTIVLMIAPFGEGHVGLRVFATILAVVGAPVFWLLFIQRRHARAG; encoded by the coding sequence ATGGCACGCATACGCACGGCGGCTGAAGCTGAAATCAACGCCGCCGAGCAGATGCAGAAGCTCGGTTACGGCGACGCGACAGCGCTGCTCGGCGGCGCGGACGGCGGCATCGACGTCTACTCGTCGCGCGCGTACGCGCAGGTGAAGTGGCGGGGCGGCAGCGCAGGCAAGGCGGACCTCGCGAACCTCTACGACACCCGCGGAACCAGTCATGCCCGCAAACTCCTGTATTTCTCCGGCCCCGGATACACCGATGAGGCCGTCGACTACGCGGACGCGGTGGGCATCGCCCTGTTCCGGTGCGAGCCCGACGGCGAAACCCCGCCGCTCGGCGCCCACGCCCCGAAACTGGTGGCCGCCGCGCGTAACTCGACGGTAGCGGTGGCCCCGTCCCCGCCGCCCGCACCGAAGCCCGAGTCGCCGGCGCGCATCGTCGCCCGCAACGCATGGGCGATGGTCGCAGGTTTCTTCGGCGCGCACTGGCAACTCCTCGGCGCCGTCCTATGCACGATCGTCCTCATGATCGCCCCCTTCGGCGAAGGGCACGTGGGGCTGCGCGTCTTCGCGACAATCCTCGCCGTCGTCGGCGCACCGGTGTTCTGGCTCCTCTTCATCCAGCGCCGGCACGCGCGGGCCGGATAG
- a CDS encoding 2,3-butanediol dehydrogenase, with protein MRAARFHGRRDIRIDDIPEPELRPGAVKLRVAWCGICGTDLHEYLEGPIFISPPGHPHPLSHENAPVTMGHEFSGTVEEVGEGVTDVAVGDNVVVEPYFVCNECASCRASNYHLCTKMGFIGLAGGGGGLSEKVVVDRRWVHKIGDIPLDEAALIEPLSVAHHAVVRSGAKAGDVALVGGAGPIGLLVAAVLKGLGVTTIVTELSDARKQKALSSGVAHHVVDPSSEDVKARVLELTDGVGADLGFECAGVNAVLDTILDAVRPAAVVVNVSIWGKPATVDMQKLVLKEIDLRGTIAYVRDHEAVIEMVRSGVIDLAPFITGRIELDNLVSDGLTTLIEHNDTAVKILVRA; from the coding sequence ATGAGGGCAGCACGCTTCCACGGACGACGCGACATCCGGATCGACGACATCCCCGAGCCGGAACTGCGGCCGGGCGCGGTGAAACTCCGGGTCGCGTGGTGCGGCATCTGCGGCACCGACCTCCACGAGTACCTCGAGGGCCCGATCTTCATCTCCCCGCCGGGACATCCGCATCCGCTGTCGCACGAGAACGCCCCGGTGACGATGGGCCACGAGTTCTCCGGGACGGTGGAGGAGGTCGGCGAGGGCGTCACCGACGTCGCGGTGGGCGACAACGTGGTGGTGGAGCCGTACTTCGTGTGCAACGAGTGCGCGTCCTGCAGGGCAAGCAACTATCACCTGTGTACGAAGATGGGTTTCATCGGATTGGCCGGTGGGGGAGGCGGACTCAGCGAGAAGGTGGTGGTCGACCGCCGCTGGGTGCACAAGATCGGCGACATCCCGCTCGACGAGGCGGCCCTGATCGAACCGCTCAGCGTCGCGCATCATGCGGTCGTCCGCAGCGGGGCGAAGGCCGGCGACGTCGCGCTGGTCGGCGGTGCGGGGCCGATCGGACTCCTGGTGGCCGCGGTCCTGAAGGGTCTGGGTGTCACCACGATCGTCACGGAACTCAGTGACGCCCGGAAGCAGAAGGCACTGTCGAGCGGGGTCGCGCACCACGTCGTCGACCCGTCGTCCGAGGACGTGAAAGCGCGTGTGCTCGAGTTGACCGACGGTGTCGGCGCCGACCTCGGATTCGAATGCGCGGGGGTCAACGCCGTCCTCGACACCATCCTCGACGCCGTCCGGCCCGCGGCGGTCGTGGTGAACGTGTCGATCTGGGGCAAGCCGGCGACGGTCGACATGCAGAAGCTCGTCCTCAAGGAGATCGATCTGCGCGGCACCATCGCTTACGTCCGCGATCACGAGGCGGTGATCGAGATGGTGCGCAGCGGGGTGATCGACCTGGCCCCGTTCATCACCGGCCGGATCGAACTCGACAACCTGGTCTCCGACGGCCTCACGACGTTGATCGAGCACAACGACACGGCGGTGAAGATCCTGGTCCGGGCGTGA
- a CDS encoding PucR family transcriptional regulator, whose product MITVQDVLSAPTLRLTSMSGTAGVDNPITAAHVSELTRPRDWLQGGELLMTVGLMLPTTEAGCRDYVRDCVAGGVAALCLGLGHGLPYQAPPEPLVAAAREFGVPLLIAPDSVPFIAITKWIFSRIAEEEKRALEDAIELSYQLTAVAAGPSPLSGLLDTWRSVSGSLCAVLDASGGVVQLSDGVDEAFLQDAQDQVGRYTTRAKGWTAFGGAGRRELELHPVRIENPLAFVVLERSADSALRHASNVLVSLLSLELERRHVAGEPERQRRAAALAQLLRPGLRRERAHQIAAGIGLPRDPLQIAVVRSTPDSVADLTARIASALPDSVLRQRNSDIEIAHPESAGLADLLSSVAEGCAIGIGALVPVDALAVSAMQARSLVAVSARLGRAVDAKEGETVQLLLRLGSADVLSGFSTAVLAPLDQLEPRERVELQRTLEEWLRANGAWDPAAAALSVHRNTVRNRIDKIAALTGRNLDQADDRMELWLALKARAVTPSTDEPD is encoded by the coding sequence GTGATCACCGTTCAGGACGTCCTGTCCGCCCCCACGCTGCGGCTCACATCGATGAGCGGGACGGCGGGGGTGGACAACCCCATCACCGCAGCGCACGTGTCCGAACTGACGCGTCCGCGGGACTGGCTCCAGGGCGGGGAGTTGCTGATGACCGTCGGCCTCATGCTTCCCACCACCGAAGCCGGGTGCCGCGACTACGTGCGGGACTGTGTCGCGGGCGGGGTCGCCGCACTGTGCCTCGGTCTGGGGCACGGGCTGCCCTACCAGGCACCCCCGGAGCCGCTCGTCGCGGCCGCGCGTGAATTCGGCGTCCCGCTGCTCATCGCCCCCGACTCGGTGCCGTTCATCGCCATCACCAAGTGGATCTTCTCCCGGATAGCCGAGGAGGAGAAGCGTGCCCTCGAGGACGCGATCGAGCTCAGCTATCAGCTCACCGCGGTCGCGGCCGGACCGTCGCCGCTGAGCGGACTGCTCGACACGTGGCGTTCCGTCAGCGGCTCACTGTGCGCGGTGCTGGACGCGTCGGGTGGGGTCGTCCAGCTCTCCGACGGCGTCGATGAAGCGTTCCTGCAGGACGCCCAGGACCAGGTGGGTCGCTACACCACCCGAGCGAAGGGCTGGACAGCGTTCGGCGGCGCCGGTCGGCGGGAACTCGAACTGCACCCCGTCCGAATCGAGAACCCGCTCGCGTTCGTCGTGCTCGAGCGGTCGGCGGACAGCGCGCTGCGGCACGCGTCCAATGTGCTCGTCTCGCTGCTGTCGCTCGAACTCGAACGCCGTCACGTGGCAGGCGAACCCGAGCGACAGCGGCGGGCGGCGGCGCTGGCACAGCTGCTCAGGCCCGGACTTCGGAGGGAGCGCGCCCATCAGATCGCTGCCGGCATCGGGCTGCCCCGCGACCCCCTGCAGATCGCCGTCGTGCGCTCCACCCCCGATTCGGTGGCCGACCTGACCGCCCGGATCGCTTCGGCCCTTCCGGATTCCGTCCTGAGACAGCGCAACTCGGACATCGAGATCGCGCACCCCGAATCCGCCGGGCTCGCCGACCTGCTGTCGAGCGTGGCGGAGGGATGCGCGATCGGGATCGGCGCGCTGGTTCCCGTGGACGCGCTGGCCGTGTCGGCGATGCAGGCGCGATCCCTCGTCGCCGTCAGTGCCCGACTCGGCCGCGCCGTCGACGCCAAGGAAGGGGAGACGGTCCAGTTGCTGCTGCGCCTCGGCTCGGCCGACGTGCTCAGCGGCTTCTCGACCGCCGTCCTCGCACCCCTCGATCAGCTCGAGCCGCGCGAACGCGTCGAACTCCAGCGAACGCTCGAGGAATGGCTGCGAGCCAACGGGGCATGGGACCCCGCGGCGGCCGCCCTCTCCGTGCACCGCAACACCGTCCGGAACCGGATCGACAAGATCGCGGCACTGACCGGGCGGAACCTCGACCAGGCCGACGACCGCATGGAGTTGTGGCTGGCGCTCAAGGCCAGGGCAGTGACACCGTCGACGGACGAACCCGACTGA
- a CDS encoding purine-cytosine permease family protein, with protein MTDHSGDTAATLGGTIETRSIDYVPEDERHGKVRDQGPFWFVGNFQPFTVAIGFVGPALGLSLGWTVVAGILGIFFGTLFMAFHASQGPVLGLPQMVQSRAQFGYRGVVLALIGTLFTYVGFNVVDVVIIKAGLHSIFGWNAAIIAVVITAVATLLAIYGHDLLHLSFRVLFWLSLPLWAILTWGVVFGHAGGGDAGAATGGFTLLAFIAQFSVAASYNITYAPYVSDYSRYLPRNTRTSAIVSAVFLGASASPVWLIPVGAWMATRLGATDALAGIHDAGNSVVPFLGSVLALVATLVLVATMGLNAYSGMLTVITGIDSFRKVTPSRRIRVVTVLALAAVWLVLSLLFTDSTTVLNTTLLIMLYLLVPWTAVNLTDFFFVRRGHYAITDLFTPDGLYGMWSWRGMTAFFAGIVASVPFMVLPFYVGPIAAALGEVDVAFAVGLAVSGIVYWVLSRSLDLDTEERFIEDSEAALAGEETPAHG; from the coding sequence GTGACAGATCACTCAGGCGACACCGCCGCGACCCTCGGTGGCACCATCGAGACCCGGTCGATCGACTACGTCCCCGAGGACGAACGTCACGGGAAGGTCCGCGACCAGGGCCCCTTCTGGTTCGTCGGAAACTTCCAGCCCTTCACGGTGGCCATCGGTTTCGTCGGCCCCGCCCTCGGCCTGTCGTTGGGCTGGACAGTCGTGGCGGGCATTCTCGGCATCTTCTTCGGAACGTTGTTCATGGCGTTCCACGCGTCGCAGGGACCGGTGCTCGGACTCCCGCAGATGGTGCAGTCCCGTGCGCAGTTCGGCTATCGCGGTGTCGTCCTCGCACTCATCGGGACGTTGTTCACGTACGTCGGGTTCAACGTCGTGGACGTCGTCATCATCAAGGCGGGTCTGCACAGCATCTTCGGGTGGAACGCGGCAATCATCGCCGTCGTCATCACCGCGGTCGCGACGCTGCTCGCGATCTACGGTCACGATCTGCTGCACCTGTCGTTTCGTGTGCTGTTCTGGCTGTCGCTGCCGCTGTGGGCGATCCTCACGTGGGGTGTCGTGTTCGGGCACGCCGGCGGCGGCGACGCGGGCGCCGCGACGGGCGGGTTCACCCTGCTGGCGTTCATCGCCCAGTTCAGTGTCGCGGCCTCCTACAACATCACCTACGCGCCGTACGTGTCGGACTACTCGCGGTACCTGCCGCGCAACACGCGGACGTCGGCCATCGTGTCGGCCGTGTTCCTCGGCGCCTCCGCGTCGCCGGTGTGGCTGATCCCGGTGGGCGCGTGGATGGCCACCCGACTGGGAGCGACGGATGCGCTCGCCGGCATCCACGACGCCGGGAACTCGGTGGTCCCGTTCCTCGGCAGCGTGCTCGCACTCGTCGCGACGCTCGTGCTGGTGGCGACCATGGGCCTGAACGCGTACAGCGGCATGCTGACCGTGATCACCGGCATCGACTCCTTCCGGAAGGTCACCCCGTCCCGCCGGATCCGGGTGGTGACCGTGCTCGCGCTGGCCGCGGTCTGGCTGGTGCTGAGTCTGCTGTTCACCGATTCGACGACCGTTCTGAACACGACATTGCTGATCATGCTGTACCTCCTCGTGCCCTGGACCGCCGTCAATCTCACCGACTTCTTCTTCGTGCGCCGCGGGCACTACGCCATCACCGACCTGTTCACGCCGGACGGGCTGTACGGAATGTGGTCGTGGCGGGGTATGACGGCCTTCTTCGCCGGCATCGTCGCGTCCGTTCCGTTCATGGTGCTGCCGTTCTACGTCGGACCGATCGCCGCGGCCCTCGGTGAGGTCGACGTCGCGTTCGCGGTCGGACTCGCCGTGTCCGGGATCGTGTACTGGGTGCTGTCCCGGTCGCTGGACCTGGACACCGAGGAACGGTTCATCGAGGACAGCGAAGCCGCACTGGCAGGCGAGGAGACCCCCGCTCATGGCTGA
- a CDS encoding YybH family protein, whose amino-acid sequence MADATTADVQHAIDALIRAFGEHDTAAYFEAFSPDATFVFYTHPVPLPSRDAYRALWTEWESDGFRVLACRSSEQCVTFPAPDVAVLTHRVGTTVRDSTGTVELDERETILFRRRDDSGWIAVHEHLSPQSGPAV is encoded by the coding sequence ATGGCTGACGCGACGACGGCTGACGTCCAGCACGCGATCGACGCGCTGATCCGGGCATTCGGCGAGCACGACACGGCCGCCTACTTCGAGGCGTTCAGCCCGGACGCGACGTTCGTCTTCTACACCCACCCGGTGCCGCTGCCGAGCCGCGACGCCTACCGCGCCCTGTGGACCGAGTGGGAGTCGGACGGGTTCCGCGTCCTGGCGTGCCGTTCCAGCGAGCAGTGCGTCACGTTCCCGGCCCCGGATGTCGCGGTGCTGACGCATCGGGTCGGCACCACTGTGCGGGATTCGACGGGGACCGTCGAGCTCGACGAGCGGGAGACGATCCTGTTCCGGCGTCGCGACGATTCGGGCTGGATCGCCGTCCACGAGCACCTGTCGCCGCAGTCCGGTCCAGCGGTGTAA
- a CDS encoding bifunctional lysylphosphatidylglycerol flippase/synthetase MprF, with amino-acid sequence MQNSKSTPMTVPGLRVYRPESPAARAALVGATVVVGLVLLWMATRSGPVRPGMVAAGVAMLFVARGLHLRRPVTLTHMVGAVLFVAAADVAYTSAHPAPGFVLLVATGPVLMLPVRSVPQPEDRARVFALIQQTTEDPLSPFALNSAKSYYFNASGTAAIAYRARSGIAVVAGDPIGDPVEFVALLDEFDEFAAERGWRVAVLGAGERVARLWEIGGDTRKSLRAVPIGRDVVIDVGGFTLHGRKFRNLRQAVQRTHNAGITTEIVPEAALDEPTRRELTAIVDDARAGHQRRGFSMILDHLLDGTLPGLLLVIARDASGRAVAFQRYGTAGSARELSLDVPWRGDDAPNGTDERMTVDVIRYAERTGARYVSLSFAAFPELLDPDAPGAGARLFRRILHLGDALIALESLYRYLGKFHSTGNRRYVLLRFRYLLPVAFACLTFEFVPHRERG; translated from the coding sequence ATGCAGAATTCGAAGTCGACTCCGATGACCGTGCCCGGGCTGCGGGTGTACCGGCCCGAGTCGCCCGCGGCGCGGGCGGCGCTCGTCGGCGCGACTGTCGTGGTCGGTCTCGTGCTCCTGTGGATGGCCACGCGGTCGGGTCCCGTGCGACCCGGGATGGTGGCGGCCGGAGTCGCGATGCTGTTCGTGGCCCGGGGACTGCACCTGCGGCGACCCGTCACCCTGACGCACATGGTCGGGGCGGTGTTGTTCGTGGCCGCCGCCGATGTCGCCTACACGAGCGCCCATCCGGCGCCGGGGTTCGTCCTCCTCGTGGCGACCGGACCAGTCCTGATGCTGCCGGTGCGCAGTGTGCCGCAACCGGAGGACCGTGCCCGCGTCTTCGCCCTGATCCAGCAGACCACGGAGGACCCGCTGTCGCCGTTCGCCCTCAATTCGGCGAAGTCGTACTACTTCAACGCCTCCGGCACCGCGGCGATCGCCTACCGGGCGAGGTCCGGGATAGCCGTCGTCGCCGGCGATCCCATCGGCGACCCCGTCGAGTTCGTCGCGCTCCTCGACGAGTTCGACGAGTTCGCCGCCGAACGTGGGTGGCGCGTCGCAGTGCTCGGCGCGGGGGAACGCGTCGCCCGGCTGTGGGAGATCGGCGGCGACACCCGAAAGTCGTTGAGAGCGGTCCCGATCGGCCGCGACGTGGTGATCGATGTCGGCGGATTCACCCTGCACGGCAGGAAATTCCGCAACCTCCGGCAGGCGGTGCAGCGCACGCACAATGCCGGGATCACCACCGAGATCGTCCCCGAGGCGGCCCTCGACGAACCGACCCGACGCGAGTTGACGGCCATCGTCGACGACGCCCGCGCCGGACATCAGCGCCGCGGGTTCTCGATGATCCTCGACCACCTGCTGGACGGGACGCTTCCCGGACTTCTCCTCGTCATCGCACGCGATGCGTCCGGGCGCGCCGTCGCGTTTCAGAGGTACGGGACCGCCGGTTCGGCACGGGAACTGAGCCTCGACGTACCGTGGCGCGGCGACGACGCCCCGAACGGCACCGACGAACGCATGACCGTCGACGTCATCCGGTACGCCGAGCGGACCGGTGCCCGGTACGTCTCGCTGTCGTTCGCGGCGTTCCCCGAACTTCTCGACCCCGATGCACCCGGTGCAGGGGCCCGGCTCTTCCGCCGCATCCTGCACCTGGGCGACGCGCTGATCGCGTTGGAGTCGCTGTACCGCTACCTCGGCAAGTTCCATTCCACGGGGAACCGGCGATACGTGCTCCTGCGGTTCCGCTACCTGCTGCCCGTGGCGTTCGCGTGCCTGACGTTCGAGTTCGTGCCGCACCGCGAGCGGGGCTGA